Proteins from a genomic interval of Cygnus olor isolate bCygOlo1 chromosome 9, bCygOlo1.pri.v2, whole genome shotgun sequence:
- the SLC7A14 gene encoding probable cationic amino acid transporter: MSGLVSRLDPRRVPWGAAGHALRARVLRTKPVESMLEGTGTAAGQGARLAKVLTTLDLISLGVGSCVGTGMYVVSGLVAKEMAGPGVIVSFIIAAVASILSGVCYAEFGVRVPKTTGSAYTYSYVTVGEFVAFFIGWNLILEYLIGTAAGASALSSMFDSLANHTISRWMINSVGTLNGLGKGEESYPDLLALVIAVIVTIIVAMGVKNSVGLNNVLNVINLAVWIFIMIAGLFFVKADNWSEGQFLPFGWPGVLKGAATCFYAFIGFDIIATTGEEAKSPNTSIPYAITASLVACLTAYVSVSIILTLMVPYDAIDTESPLMEMFVARGFYAAKFIVAIGSVAGLTVSLLGSLFPMPRVIYAMAGDGLLFRFLSHVSSYTETPVVACIVSGFLAALLSLLVSLRDLIEMMSIGTLLAYTLVSVCVLLLRYQPESDIDGFVKFLSEEHTKKKEGILADCEKEACSPGSEGEEFAGPPTNTCGAKNLPSLGDNEMLIGKSDKSTYSVNHPNYGTVDMTSGIEADESENIYLIKLKKLIGPRYYTMRIHLGLPGKMDRPTAATGHTVTTCVLLLFVLMFIFCSFIIFGADYIYEQSWWAVLLVVLMILLIVVLVFVILQQPENPKKLPYMAPCLPFVPAFAMLVNIYLMLKLSTVTWIRFAVWCFVGLLIYFGYGMWNSTLEISAREEALHQSTYQRYDVDVDPFSADDGFSYAAEGESYPGWGPAEDKGFSYQQMAGAKESHRTSSRSKSKGRHKPPSEALIANDELDYSPE; encoded by the exons ATGAGCGGCCTGGTCTCGCGCCTGGACCCGCGGCGGGTGCCCTGGGGGGCCGCGGGCCATGCCCTGCGCGCCCGCGTCCTGCGCACCAAGCCCGTGGAGTCGATGCTGGAGGGCACAGGGACAGCTGCTGGTCAGGGGGCGCGTCTGGCCAAGGTCCTCACCACCCTCGACCTCATCTCCCTCGGTGTCGGCAGCTGCGTGGGCACCGGAATGTACGTGGTGTCCGGCCTGGTGGCCAAGGAGATGGCGGGGCCCGGGGTCATCGTTTCCTTCATCATCGCCGCCGTCGCCTCCATCTTGTCAG gtGTTTGCTACGCTGAGTTCGGTGTGCGGGTCCCCAAGACCACGGGCTCTGCCTACACCTACAGCTACGTGACGGTGGGCGAATTCGTAGCATTCTTCATCGGCTGGAACCTCATCCTGGAGTACCTGATCGGCACGGCCGCAGGCGCCAGTGCCCTCAGCAGCATGTTCGACTCGCTGGCCAACCACACCATCAGCCGATGGATGATCAACAGCGTCGGGACGTTGAACGGGCTGG ggaaaggagaggagtcTTACCCTGACCTTCTTGCTCTGGTCATCGCTGTCATTGTCACCATCATCGTGGCCATGGGAGTAAAGAACTCAGTGGGGCTGAACAATGTGCTCAACGTCATTAACCTGGCAGTCTGGATCTTCATCATGATTGCCGGACTCTTCTTCGTCAAAGCTGACAACTGGTCTGAAGGGCAATTCCTGCCATTTGGATGGCCAGGG GTGCTCAAAGGGGCCGCGACATGTTTCTATGCCTTCATCGGCTTCGACATCATTGCTACCACGGGAGAAGAAGCAAAGAGTCCCAACACCTCTATCCCGTATGCCATCACGGCCTCACTCGTCGCATGCTTGACAGCATACGTGTCC GTGAGCATCATCCTCACGTTGATGGTGCCGTACGATGCCATCGACACCGAGTCCCCGCTGATGGAAATGTTCGTGGCCCGTGGCTTCTATGCGGCCAAGTTCATTGTTGCTATCGGGTCCGTGGCTGGGCTGACCGTCAGCTTGTTGGGCTCCCTCTTCCCGATGCCGAGAGTCATTTATGCCATGGCTGGCGATGGGCTGCTCTTCAG GTTTTTGTCCCACGTCAGCTCCTACACAGAAACTCCGGTGGTGGCTTGTATCGTCTCTGGGTTCCTCGCGGCTCTGCTCTCCTTGCTGGTCAGCCTGCGGGACCTGATAGAAATGATGTCCATCGGCACGCTGCTCGCCTACACGCTGGTCTCCGTCTGCGTCCTGCTCCTCCGATACCAGCCCGAGAGCGACATCGATGGCTTCGTCAAATTCCTCTCAGAGGAGCACACCAAGAAGAAGGAGGGCATCCTGGCTGACTGCGAGAAGGAGGCCTGCTCCCCGGGGAGCGAAGGAGAAGAATTCGCAGGCCCACCGACCAACACATGTGGGGCAAAAAACCTTCCGTCGCTGGGGGACAACGAGATGCTCATCGGGAAATCCGATAAATCCACCTACAGCGTGAATCACCCCAATTACGGCACGGTCGACATGACCTCGGGGATCGAGGCAGACGAGTCTGAGAACATCTACCTCATCAAGCTGAAGAAGCTGATCGGCCCTCGCTACTACACCATGCGGATCCACCTGGGGCTGCCGGGGAAGATGGATCGCCCCACGGCGGCCACCGGCCACACGGTCACCACCTGCGTGCTCCTGCTCTTCGTCCTGATGTTCATCTTCTGCTCCTTCATCATTTTCGGGGCTGACTACATCTACGAGCAGAGCTGGTGGGCTGTCCTCCTCGTCGTGCTGATGATCCTGCTCATCGTCGTGCTGGTGTTTGTgatcctgcagcagccagaaaaCCCCAAGAAGCTGCCCTACATGGCGCCTTGCCTCCCCTTTGTCCCTGCCTTCGCCATGCTGGTGAATATCTATCTCATGCTGAAGCTCTCCACAGTCACATGGATCCGATTTGCCGTCTGGTGTTTTGTGG GTCTGCTCATTTACTTCGGCTACGGGATGTGGAACAGCACGCTGGAGATCAGCGCCCGCGAGGAGGCCCTGCACCAGAGCACCTACCAGCGCTACGACGTGGACGTCGACCCCTTCTCCGCGGACGACGGCTTCTCCTATGCCGCCGAGGGCGAGAGCTACCCGGGCTGGGGCCCCGCCGAGGACAAGGGCTTCTCGTACCAGCAAATGGCGGGAGCAAAGGAAAGCCATCGGACCAGTAGCAGATCGAAAAGCAAAGGCAGGCACAAACCGCCCTCGGAAGCCCTGATCGCTAACGACGAGCTGGACTACTCGCCCGAGTAG